One genomic segment of Cytophagales bacterium includes these proteins:
- a CDS encoding Do family serine endopeptidase: MTKKSYITGLIIASVMGGLVSLGGYKLSEKNNKKYESIIDRQNVLFTNHSPSPGGIVPTGLNFIQAAEISRSAVVHIKTHYEASGNYYYYNPIDYLFRDFFGDQYNNKKPHENYPRIGSGSGVIITDDGYIVTNNHVIKGGEKIEIILDDKRTYIAEVIGTDPSTDLALIKIDEKGLPFLKYGNSEDTKVGEWVLAVGNPFNLTSTVTAGIVSAKGRNLGLLRDANGMQIESFIQTDAAVNPGNSGGALVDLNGELIGINTAIQTPTNVYIGYSFAVPVSLVKKVVDDLLKYGEVQRALLGVRIMNITSDLAKEYGIDQLKGVYIADVNTKSAAQKAGIKAGDIILEVNDVEVNSTSELQEQVAKYRPGDMIEVKYLRNNKAKSVWLSLKNKLGNTEIVKKQEKIITVLGADFQEVSKKVKEKLKIKGGIEIIELRNGKLKSVGIQEGFIITHIDKIRVYKPDDIKEILKNIKGGILIQGIYPNGAKGYYAIGM; encoded by the coding sequence ATGACCAAAAAAAGTTACATTACCGGGTTAATTATCGCTTCCGTAATGGGTGGGCTTGTATCTCTGGGTGGTTATAAGCTAAGCGAAAAAAATAACAAGAAATATGAGTCTATTATTGACAGGCAGAATGTTTTATTTACAAATCATTCCCCAAGTCCGGGTGGTATTGTTCCGACAGGATTAAATTTTATACAAGCTGCTGAAATCTCACGTTCTGCAGTAGTTCACATAAAGACACATTATGAGGCTTCCGGAAATTACTATTATTATAACCCCATTGACTATTTGTTTAGAGACTTTTTTGGTGACCAGTATAATAACAAAAAACCTCATGAAAATTACCCCCGCATAGGATCTGGTTCAGGTGTTATCATTACTGATGATGGCTATATTGTAACTAATAATCATGTAATAAAAGGGGGAGAAAAAATTGAGATCATACTGGATGATAAAAGGACCTATATTGCAGAAGTGATAGGCACTGATCCTTCAACTGATCTGGCTCTGATAAAAATAGATGAAAAAGGATTACCCTTTCTAAAATATGGTAATTCCGAAGATACAAAAGTCGGGGAGTGGGTTTTAGCAGTGGGGAACCCATTTAATCTCACCTCCACAGTTACTGCGGGTATTGTAAGCGCGAAGGGAAGAAATTTAGGCCTTCTAAGAGATGCTAATGGTATGCAGATCGAGTCTTTTATTCAAACAGATGCAGCAGTGAATCCTGGCAATAGTGGAGGAGCATTGGTAGACCTTAACGGAGAACTAATTGGTATTAATACTGCTATTCAAACTCCTACCAATGTATATATTGGCTATTCTTTTGCTGTGCCGGTGTCTTTAGTTAAGAAGGTAGTGGATGATCTGTTGAAATACGGAGAGGTTCAAAGGGCATTATTGGGAGTAAGAATTATGAATATTACTTCTGATCTTGCCAAAGAATATGGAATTGATCAGCTAAAGGGTGTTTATATAGCAGATGTTAATACGAAAAGCGCTGCACAAAAAGCAGGGATAAAGGCAGGTGACATTATTCTGGAAGTAAATGATGTGGAAGTGAATTCTACTTCCGAATTACAGGAGCAAGTAGCTAAGTACCGCCCCGGTGATATGATAGAAGTTAAATATTTGAGGAATAATAAGGCAAAGTCTGTATGGTTAAGCCTGAAAAATAAGCTTGGTAATACCGAAATAGTTAAGAAGCAAGAAAAGATCATCACTGTTCTTGGAGCAGACTTTCAGGAAGTTAGTAAGAAAGTGAAAGAGAAATTGAAGATAAAAGGTGGTATTGAAATTATAGAATTAAGGAACGGTAAATTGAAAAGTGTAGGAATACAGGAAGGTTTTATCATTACCCATATTGATAAAATAAGGGTATATAAACCGGATGACATTAAGGAAATATTAAAAAACATAAAAGGCGGGATACTTATTCAAGGCATATATCCAAATGGTGCAAAAGGCTATTATGCTATTGGAATGTAG
- a CDS encoding N-6 DNA methylase, with the protein MFEQTFKNIDDILHKDAGCGSELDYVEQTSWVLFLKYLDDLEKDKKTAAELSGKTYTNIITPEYQWTTWAAPKLETGKIDHNALTSDDLTDFVNNELFPYLKKFKTDAENANTIEYKIGEIFSELKNRIQGGYNLREVVNHIDELRFRTHAEKHEMSHLYEGKIKNMGNAGRNGGEYYTPRPLIKTIVKVVAPEIGNTIYDGAVGSAGFLVESFDYLTKSKKLSTSDVTTLQKKTFYGKEKKSLAYIIGIMNMILHGVEAPNIVHTNTLTENLADIQEKDRYDVVLANPPFGGKERAEVQQNFPIKTGETASLFLQHFVKILKADGKAGVVIKNTFLSNTDNASISLRKLLLENCNLHTVLDLPGGTFTGAGVKTVVLFFEKGSSTKKTWFYQLNLNRNLGKTDPLNEKDLADFVALQKTQVESENSWAVNIKDIDQNTFDLSAKNPNTPEETPLRQPKEILNEIKYLDEESATILKSIKELI; encoded by the coding sequence ATGTTTGAACAGACTTTTAAGAATATAGACGACATACTCCACAAAGATGCAGGTTGCGGAAGCGAATTAGATTATGTAGAACAAACCTCTTGGGTGTTGTTTCTAAAATATCTGGACGATTTAGAAAAAGATAAAAAGACAGCAGCCGAACTTTCAGGGAAAACCTACACCAATATTATTACTCCCGAATATCAATGGACAACATGGGCAGCTCCAAAATTGGAAACTGGAAAAATAGACCACAATGCTTTAACTAGTGATGACCTTACCGACTTTGTGAATAACGAGCTTTTCCCTTATCTCAAAAAGTTTAAAACTGATGCCGAAAACGCCAATACAATTGAATACAAAATTGGAGAGATTTTTAGCGAACTGAAAAATAGAATTCAAGGTGGTTACAACCTACGTGAAGTAGTAAACCATATTGACGAACTCCGTTTTAGAACCCACGCAGAAAAGCACGAAATGAGCCATTTGTATGAGGGCAAAATCAAAAATATGGGCAATGCAGGGCGTAACGGTGGCGAATATTACACTCCACGACCTTTGATTAAAACCATTGTTAAAGTGGTAGCTCCTGAAATAGGGAATACCATTTACGATGGTGCGGTAGGTTCAGCAGGTTTTTTGGTTGAATCCTTTGACTATTTAACGAAAAGCAAAAAACTCTCCACATCTGATGTAACTACTTTACAGAAAAAAACCTTTTACGGTAAAGAAAAAAAATCATTGGCTTACATTATTGGTATTATGAATATGATTTTGCACGGTGTGGAAGCCCCCAATATTGTGCATACTAATACACTTACCGAAAACCTTGCCGACATACAAGAAAAAGACCGTTACGATGTAGTATTGGCAAATCCACCATTTGGTGGAAAAGAACGTGCTGAAGTACAACAAAACTTTCCGATAAAAACCGGTGAAACCGCCAGTTTGTTTTTGCAACATTTTGTTAAAATCCTGAAAGCGGACGGAAAAGCAGGTGTTGTTATTAAAAATACCTTTTTGAGCAATACCGATAACGCCTCTATTAGTTTGCGAAAGCTGCTTTTAGAAAATTGCAACTTACATACGGTTTTGGATTTGCCGGGCGGAACATTTACAGGTGCAGGGGTAAAAACGGTTGTACTGTTTTTTGAAAAAGGAAGCTCCACTAAAAAAACATGGTTTTACCAACTGAATTTGAACAGAAACCTTGGGAAAACAGACCCTCTGAATGAAAAAGATTTGGCAGACTTTGTAGCACTGCAAAAAACACAAGTCGAAAGCGAAAACTCCTGGGCAGTAAATATAAAAGACATTGACCAAAATACTTTCGACCTTTCTGCCAAAAACCCCAATACACCTGAAGAAACTCCATTACGCCAACCTAAAGAAATTTTGAACGAGATTAAGTACCTGGATGAAGAAAGTGCCACAATTTTAAAATCCATAAAAGAACTAATATGA
- a CDS encoding aldehyde dehydrogenase family protein yields the protein METILTASSSQTRNKGREQSRDIYKIRETLSQLGIGQINNGASTGTKWLETSGEVIESYSPGDGKLIAKIKQGTWDDYETIIKKAQEAFKDWRKIPAPQRGEIIRQIGNELRKHKEPLGKLVAYEMGKIYQEGLGEVQEMIDICDYAVGLSRQLYGFTMHSERPEHRMYEQYHPIGIVGVISAFNFPVAVWAWNAMIALACGNVVVWKPSSKVMLCAIAVHNIIVEVLKKNNVPEGVLNLIASSSKYVGDDFLADKRVALISATGSVPLGRKVAKIVGERLGKMILELGGNNAIIISKKSDIDLALRAVLFGAVGTAGQRCTSTRRLIIQEPVYDLFKDKLTAAYKQLKAGHSLDKETHVGPLIDTKAVKDFHNAIEKVKKEGGKIIYGGKVPEGDKYSSGCYVVPCIAEVESSFDIVKEETFAPLLYLIKYKTLEEAIAMHNDVPQGLSSAIFTNDLQEAEKFLSHLGSDCGIANVNIGTSGAEIGGAFGGEKDTGGGRESGSDAWKYYMRRQTNTINFGKELPLAQGIEFDV from the coding sequence ATGGAAACAATATTAACAGCCTCCTCCAGCCAGACACGTAACAAAGGCCGGGAGCAAAGCCGGGATATTTACAAAATCCGGGAAACTTTAAGTCAATTAGGAATCGGTCAAATTAACAATGGCGCTTCTACCGGTACCAAATGGTTAGAAACTTCAGGAGAGGTCATTGAATCGTACTCCCCTGGCGATGGTAAATTGATTGCTAAAATCAAGCAAGGCACCTGGGATGATTATGAAACAATAATTAAAAAAGCACAGGAAGCCTTCAAAGATTGGAGGAAGATACCAGCGCCACAGCGCGGTGAAATTATAAGGCAAATTGGTAATGAATTGAGGAAACACAAAGAGCCTCTTGGCAAGCTGGTGGCTTATGAAATGGGTAAGATCTACCAGGAAGGTTTAGGTGAAGTACAGGAGATGATAGACATCTGCGATTATGCTGTCGGGCTATCCCGCCAACTGTATGGGTTTACAATGCATTCTGAGCGGCCGGAGCATAGAATGTATGAGCAATATCATCCTATAGGTATTGTGGGAGTAATATCAGCTTTTAACTTCCCCGTTGCCGTTTGGGCATGGAATGCGATGATCGCCCTTGCTTGCGGAAACGTGGTGGTTTGGAAGCCCTCTTCAAAAGTGATGTTATGTGCCATAGCCGTACATAATATTATTGTTGAGGTATTGAAAAAAAATAATGTTCCCGAAGGCGTATTGAACCTGATCGCATCAAGCTCTAAGTATGTAGGCGATGATTTTTTAGCTGATAAAAGGGTAGCTTTGATCTCTGCCACCGGCTCCGTGCCTTTAGGAAGGAAAGTAGCAAAAATTGTTGGCGAACGATTGGGCAAAATGATTTTGGAATTAGGAGGAAATAATGCCATCATCATTTCCAAAAAATCTGATATAGACCTGGCCTTAAGAGCCGTGTTGTTTGGGGCTGTCGGAACAGCCGGCCAGCGTTGTACCTCTACCCGCAGGCTGATCATCCAGGAACCTGTGTATGACCTATTTAAAGACAAGCTTACCGCTGCCTACAAACAATTGAAAGCAGGCCATTCTTTGGATAAAGAAACCCATGTAGGCCCTTTGATTGATACCAAGGCTGTTAAGGATTTCCACAACGCCATTGAAAAAGTAAAAAAAGAGGGAGGAAAAATTATTTATGGAGGCAAAGTTCCGGAAGGCGATAAATATTCTTCGGGTTGTTATGTTGTTCCCTGTATTGCAGAGGTGGAAAGCAGCTTTGATATTGTAAAAGAGGAGACCTTTGCTCCCCTACTCTACCTCATAAAGTACAAAACTTTAGAGGAAGCCATTGCTATGCACAATGATGTACCCCAGGGCTTGTCTTCGGCAATATTCACAAACGACCTCCAGGAGGCTGAAAAGTTTTTATCACACCTGGGTTCGGATTGTGGAATAGCAAATGTGAACATCGGCACTTCAGGAGCAGAAATAGGGGGCGCATTTGGCGGTGAGAAGGATACAGGCGGAGGCAGGGAATCAGGTTCCGATGCCTGGAAATATTATATGAGACGCCAGACAAACACCATCAACTTTGGTAAAGAGTTGCCATTGGCGCAGGGGATTGAGTTTGATGTTTGA
- a CDS encoding Txe/YoeB family addiction module toxin, whose product MREVFFEPLSNKQFLEWRRTDKKIFQKIDDLLDDACQNPFSGTGKPEPLKHELKGCWSRRITKEHRLVYTVTDDAIIVISCKYHY is encoded by the coding sequence ATGAGAGAAGTATTTTTTGAGCCCCTGTCTAATAAACAGTTTTTGGAATGGAGGCGCACTGATAAAAAGATATTTCAAAAAATTGACGACCTTCTTGACGATGCCTGTCAAAATCCTTTCAGTGGAACCGGCAAGCCCGAACCGCTGAAGCATGAACTCAAGGGATGCTGGAGCAGGCGCATTACCAAAGAACATCGCCTCGTTTACACAGTAACCGATGACGCTATTATTGTTATTTCCTGCAAGTATCATTATTAA
- a CDS encoding Bro-N domain-containing protein yields MSKEDKIQLFQKQAVRTHWDEEKELWYFSIIDVIAILTEQKDFQGARNYWKVLKHRLLKEGNETVTNCNRLKMLAKDGKMRMTDIADTEQLLRLIQSIPSPKAEPFKLWLAKVGYQRIEETEDPELAFDRAMETYLRKGYSKEWINQRLKSIEVRKELTDEWQERGMKEGLEYAILTNEITKAWADKTVKNYKKLKGLKKENLRDNMSNLELVLNMLAEASTKEISKEKRPKGLEENKDIARKGGNAAKKARLEIEKQTGKPIVTAKNANKLLDKPNIKNIENE; encoded by the coding sequence ATGAGCAAAGAAGATAAAATACAATTATTCCAAAAGCAAGCTGTAAGAACCCATTGGGACGAGGAAAAAGAACTTTGGTATTTTTCAATTATTGATGTTATTGCAATTTTAACAGAACAAAAAGATTTTCAAGGTGCAAGAAATTACTGGAAAGTATTAAAACACAGGCTTTTAAAAGAAGGAAATGAAACGGTTACAAATTGTAACCGTTTGAAAATGCTTGCCAAAGATGGAAAAATGAGAATGACTGATATTGCTGACACAGAACAACTTTTACGCCTAATCCAATCTATTCCATCGCCAAAAGCAGAACCTTTTAAATTATGGTTGGCAAAAGTGGGCTACCAGCGAATTGAAGAAACAGAAGACCCCGAATTGGCTTTTGACCGTGCTATGGAAACATACCTTAGAAAAGGATATTCCAAAGAATGGATAAACCAGCGATTAAAAAGCATAGAAGTCAGAAAAGAACTGACTGACGAATGGCAAGAACGAGGGATGAAAGAAGGTTTGGAATACGCTATTTTAACCAATGAAATTACCAAAGCCTGGGCAGATAAAACCGTAAAAAATTACAAAAAACTAAAAGGGCTTAAAAAAGAAAACTTGCGAGATAATATGAGCAACCTTGAACTGGTTTTGAATATGTTAGCAGAAGCTTCTACTAAAGAAATATCAAAAGAAAAGAGACCAAAAGGATTGGAAGAAAATAAGGATATTGCCCGTAAAGGTGGTAATGCTGCTAAAAAAGCAAGACTGGAAATTGAAAAACAAACAGGAAAACCAATTGTAACTGCCAAAAATGCCAACAAACTTTTAGATAAACCCAATATTAAGAATATTGAGAATGAATGA
- a CDS encoding DEAD/DEAH box helicase, which yields MNEAETRAELIDPKLKACGWGVVENSKILRERDVCKITDGRIQAGGGRTKPLIADYILVYKGIKLAVVEAKSNDDEVGEGVAQAKQYAEKLKLETTYSTNGKEIYSICMKTGAEGLVTDYLTPEELWNKTYSDQNEWREKFAAVPFEDKSGTWQLRYYQEIAIKNALEAVAQNKDRILLTLATGTGKTAIAFQIAWKLFQTRWNLNRDGGRRPRILFLADRNILADQAFNAFSAFPEDAMVRIKPKEIKKKGKVPTNGSIFFTIFQSFMTNIPAKNKEEEQGKILLAAEPHVAYETISYNFGLYPKDYFDFIIIDECHRGGANDEGNWRGILDYFSPAVQLGLTATPKRKDNVDTYKYFGEPVYIYSLKEGINDGFLTPFKVKRIKTTIDDYIYISDDDIIEGEIEEGKLYIEPDFNKIIEIKAREAKRVQIYMDEVNQNEKTIIFCATQDHAAAVRDLVNQYKKSQDPNYCVRVTSNDGEIGEQFLREFQDNEKLIPTILTTSQKLSTGVDARNIRNIVLMRPVNQIIEFKQIIGRGTRLFDGKDFFTIYDFVDAYQRFSDPEWDGEPVEEDPCQYCGEIPCVCEKTPPKPCKVCGQRPCICEKEPPKPCAKCGQYPCVCPKKVKVKLRDGKEREIQHMIATSFWSADGRPISAEEFLHNLFGALPDFFKSEDELRIIWSHPMTRKTLLEKLDEAGFGKEELNTLRKLIDAEKSDLFDVLEYVFNSDIKPITREARVAAAQATIFALLNDKQKEFIEFVLSKYIETGVEELDQEKLPILLINKYQSLEDAKEVLGDVSKISTLFIEFQKHLYQTKAA from the coding sequence ATGAACGAAGCGGAAACAAGAGCAGAACTAATAGACCCAAAGCTAAAAGCTTGTGGTTGGGGAGTTGTGGAAAATTCTAAAATCCTTCGTGAAAGAGACGTTTGTAAAATTACAGATGGTAGAATACAAGCAGGTGGCGGGAGAACGAAGCCATTAATTGCAGATTACATCTTAGTTTATAAAGGCATAAAACTGGCTGTTGTTGAAGCAAAAAGCAATGACGATGAAGTTGGCGAAGGTGTGGCACAAGCAAAACAATATGCAGAAAAGTTAAAATTAGAAACAACCTACTCCACCAACGGAAAAGAAATTTACAGCATCTGTATGAAAACCGGTGCCGAAGGTTTGGTAACTGATTACCTCACTCCTGAAGAACTTTGGAACAAAACCTATTCCGACCAGAACGAATGGCGGGAAAAATTTGCTGCCGTTCCCTTTGAAGACAAAAGTGGCACCTGGCAATTGCGCTATTATCAGGAAATTGCCATAAAAAACGCATTAGAAGCAGTTGCTCAAAACAAAGACCGTATTTTATTAACCCTCGCCACAGGAACAGGAAAAACAGCTATTGCTTTTCAAATTGCATGGAAACTGTTTCAAACCCGATGGAACTTAAACCGTGACGGAGGCAGGCGACCAAGAATATTATTTCTCGCTGACCGAAATATCTTAGCAGACCAAGCATTCAACGCTTTTTCGGCATTTCCCGAAGATGCAATGGTTCGCATAAAACCCAAAGAGATTAAGAAAAAAGGGAAAGTGCCCACCAACGGCAGTATCTTTTTTACCATTTTTCAGTCATTTATGACGAATATACCGGCTAAAAATAAGGAAGAAGAACAAGGCAAAATACTCTTGGCTGCGGAACCGCATGTAGCGTATGAAACGATAAGCTATAATTTTGGTCTGTACCCCAAGGATTATTTTGACTTTATCATCATTGACGAGTGCCACCGTGGCGGAGCCAATGACGAAGGAAACTGGAGAGGGATTTTAGACTATTTTTCGCCTGCCGTTCAATTGGGGCTTACTGCTACACCCAAGCGTAAAGACAATGTAGATACATACAAATATTTTGGTGAGCCGGTTTATATCTATTCGCTCAAAGAAGGCATTAACGATGGTTTCCTTACGCCATTCAAGGTAAAACGCATCAAAACAACGATTGACGATTATATCTACATAAGCGATGATGATATTATTGAAGGTGAAATTGAAGAAGGCAAACTTTATATAGAACCTGACTTTAATAAAATTATTGAAATTAAGGCAAGAGAGGCAAAACGAGTTCAGATATATATGGACGAAGTCAATCAGAATGAAAAGACAATTATTTTTTGTGCTACACAAGACCACGCAGCCGCAGTTCGTGATTTGGTGAATCAATACAAAAAAAGTCAAGACCCAAATTATTGTGTTCGTGTTACTTCCAATGACGGAGAAATAGGGGAACAGTTTTTACGTGAGTTTCAAGATAACGAAAAATTAATTCCAACCATTCTAACTACATCGCAAAAACTCTCAACAGGCGTAGATGCAAGAAATATTCGCAACATTGTTTTAATGCGACCGGTCAACCAAATAATTGAGTTTAAACAAATAATAGGTAGAGGCACACGATTATTTGATGGGAAAGATTTTTTTACTATTTACGATTTTGTAGATGCTTATCAACGATTTTCTGACCCCGAATGGGATGGAGAACCGGTTGAAGAGGACCCTTGTCAATACTGTGGAGAAATACCTTGTGTTTGTGAAAAGACACCACCAAAACCTTGCAAAGTTTGCGGTCAACGTCCTTGTATATGCGAAAAAGAACCACCAAAACCTTGTGCAAAATGTGGTCAATACCCTTGTGTTTGTCCAAAAAAAGTAAAGGTGAAACTGCGTGATGGAAAGGAAAGAGAAATTCAGCACATGATTGCCACTTCGTTTTGGAGTGCAGACGGCAGACCCATTTCGGCAGAAGAATTTTTACATAATTTATTTGGAGCGCTTCCTGACTTTTTTAAAAGCGAAGATGAATTGCGAATAATTTGGAGCCATCCAATGACAAGAAAAACATTGCTTGAAAAATTAGACGAAGCAGGTTTTGGTAAAGAAGAACTGAATACCCTTAGAAAACTAATTGACGCAGAAAAAAGCGACTTGTTTGATGTATTGGAATATGTATTTAACAGCGACATAAAACCGATAACGCGAGAAGCAAGAGTTGCAGCAGCCCAAGCTACTATTTTTGCATTACTTAACGACAAGCAAAAGGAATTTATAGAATTTGTATTGAGCAAGTACATTGAAACAGGAGTTGAAGAACTTGACCAGGAAAAATTACCAATCTTGCTAATAAATAAATATCAATCATTGGAAGATGCTAAAGAAGTATTGGGTGATGTTTCAAAAATCAGTACACTGTTTATAGAATTTCAAAAACATTTATATCAAACTAAAGCAGCTTAA
- a CDS encoding type I restriction endonuclease subunit S: MNDMKQGWEIKKLDYACEIEYGTRVVNKRDGGTTYPVYGGGGATFFMDKSNRENCLVVARFAMSEQCARFIEGEFFLNDSGLTVKPKNTKEILQDFLNLQMLYLNDHIYSLARGTAQKNLDVPAFRNIGIRYPKSLSEQKRIVAILDQAFTAIAKAKANAEQNLKNTKELFESYLQGVLSDKKWKKIPLSAVCERVEYGSSSKSKPEGKLPVLRMGNIQNGRFTWDNLVYSDNDEDNKKYLLKYNDVLFNRTNSPELVGKTAIYKGEMPAIFAGYLIRIHRKENLLDADYLNYYLNSEMAMDYGKTVVISSVNQANINGTKLKTYPIPISSLEEQQIIVNKLETLSTETKRLEAIYQQKIEDLEELKKSILQKAFSGELMKSEINILV; encoded by the coding sequence ATGAATGATATGAAACAAGGTTGGGAAATAAAAAAACTTGATTATGCTTGTGAAATTGAATACGGAACAAGGGTGGTCAATAAAAGAGATGGAGGAACAACTTATCCCGTTTATGGTGGTGGTGGGGCAACATTTTTTATGGACAAATCCAATAGAGAAAATTGTTTAGTTGTGGCAAGATTTGCAATGTCAGAACAATGTGCCCGATTTATTGAAGGTGAATTTTTTCTTAATGATAGTGGGTTAACTGTTAAGCCCAAAAACACAAAAGAGATTTTGCAAGATTTTCTGAACTTGCAAATGCTTTATCTGAACGACCACATATATTCACTTGCAAGAGGAACTGCACAAAAAAATCTTGATGTTCCTGCTTTTAGAAATATCGGAATAAGATACCCTAAATCTTTAAGCGAGCAAAAACGAATTGTAGCCATTTTAGACCAAGCCTTTACCGCCATAGCAAAAGCAAAAGCCAATGCCGAACAAAACCTCAAAAACACCAAAGAACTTTTTGAGAGTTATTTGCAAGGGGTGTTATCTGATAAAAAATGGAAAAAAATCCCATTAAGTGCAGTTTGTGAAAGAGTAGAATATGGTTCATCTTCAAAATCAAAACCCGAAGGGAAATTACCAGTATTAAGAATGGGCAATATTCAAAATGGTAGATTTACTTGGGATAATCTTGTGTATTCGGATAATGATGAAGATAACAAGAAATATTTGCTAAAATATAACGATGTTTTATTTAATAGAACAAATAGCCCAGAATTGGTGGGTAAAACAGCGATATATAAAGGCGAAATGCCTGCAATTTTTGCAGGATATTTAATACGTATTCACAGAAAAGAAAATTTATTAGATGCTGATTATTTAAACTACTATTTGAATAGTGAAATGGCAATGGATTATGGCAAAACAGTTGTTATATCAAGTGTAAATCAAGCAAACATCAACGGAACCAAATTAAAGACATATCCAATTCCAATATCATCTTTAGAAGAACAACAAATTATAGTTAATAAACTCGAAACACTCTCAACCGAAACCAAAAGATTAGAAGCTATTTATCAGCAAAAAATAGAAGATTTGGAAGAATTGAAAAAATCGATTTTGCAGAAGGCGTTTAGTGGAGAATTAATGAAATCAGAAATAAATATTCTTGTATGA
- a CDS encoding Hsp20/alpha crystallin family protein — MPHLKEKTVLFYFKPFAMLSVIIKAALEMIDSLRHNVIIFYSKFEKEDNGNTYHTIESQYGKFTRTFYLPDNVKDDAMKASYKDGILKVVIPKDEKKVVKNVIEIN; from the coding sequence ATGCCACATTTAAAAGAGAAGACGGTATTGTTTTATTTTAAACCATTTGCTATGCTGTCTGTAATAATCAAAGCTGCACTAGAAATGATAGATAGTTTACGTCATAATGTCATAATATTTTATTCAAAATTTGAAAAGGAAGACAATGGCAATACCTACCATACTATTGAAAGCCAGTATGGTAAATTTACCAGGACTTTTTATCTTCCCGACAATGTAAAAGATGATGCTATGAAAGCATCGTATAAAGATGGCATTTTAAAAGTTGTAATTCCAAAGGATGAAAAAAAAGTTGTAAAAAATGTCATTGAAATTAATTAA